The DNA sequence ATATACTTATAAAATTTCAGCAGATGATTATCTTACTCATCAGCTTTTTAGTGCTTCGATGAATGAAATAGTAAAACAACAAAGGAAAAAAGGGCTACTTTTATGGACTTCCGCCTTTTTTGTACTTGCTGTAATTTTTGTTTTTTTAAAAAACTATGCATTAGCCGCTTATTTTGGAGTATTTGGAATTGGTTTTATATTTATTTATCCGATTTATTCTCGTTGGATATATAAAAGATTTTATAAACGTTTTGTTTATCGAAATTTTAATAAAACGCAATTAGAAACCATTGGACTTACTTTTTCAACGGATGATATAATCCTTTCCAACGGTGAAAATGAAGGAAAAATTCCTATTTCCAATATAGAACTAATCTATGAAATTCCCTCGCATTTTTTTATAAAATTAGACAGAGGAAGAAATATTATTATTCCTAAATCTCAAATTGAAGCTATAGACTCACTTACTAAAACTCTTACTGATTTAGCAGAATTAAAATCGATCCCGTATAAAAGAATGTTAGATTGGAAATGGAAATAATTTCGATTAAGACCTTTTACTGTTTAACTATATTTAATACATTATGTAAAGATATAGGCTAAGTAATTTTAAATTTATAAAATTGTTTAGGTGAGATGTATAAATTGAACGTATATTTTTTATCTTTGAATTCCAACCTAGTAGAAAAATAAATCATGAGTAATTTCGATATAGTAATCATTGGATCGGGGCCCGGGGGGTATGTCTCAGCCATTCGTTGTGCACAATTAGGATTTAAAACCGCATTGGTGGAAAAATATTTCCATTTAGGAGGCACCTGTTTACATGTGGGATGTATTCCTTCCAAATCCTTGTTAGATGCTTCCGAGCTTTATGATAAAGCTTTACACCAATTTAAAGACTTCGGAATTGAAATTACTAAGCCAACGATTGATTTTAGCAGAATGATTCAACGGAAAAATGAAGTCGTTGAACAAACAAGTAAGGGAATCGATTATTTAATGGATAAAAATAAGATTACGGTTTTTCATGGTATGGGTACTTTTAAGTCTTCCAATCAATTGGAAGTTAAAGATGAGAAAGGAAATATAAAAAACCTGGAAGCTCGATATTTCATTATAGCCACCGGTTCTAAACCTGCAAACCTTCCGTTTGCTCCCGCAGATAAAGAACGTTTGATCACTTCAACAGAGGCATTAAATCTAAAAGAAATTCCTAAGCATTTATTGGTTATCGGGGGAGGAGTTATCGGATTAGAACTAGGATCTGTATACAAAAGGTTGGGAGCAGAAGTGACCGTCATAGAATTTTTAGACCGATTAATTCCTACTATGGATGGCGGTTTATCTAAGGAATTACTTAAAGTGTTAAAAAAACAAGGAATGAAATTTTCTTTATCCACTCAAGTTACCAAGATAGAACGTAAGGGAGATAAAATATTTGTTCAAGCAGTGGAAAAGAACGGTAAGGAAATCAGGTTTGAGGGTGATTATTGTTTAGTCGCTGTCGGAAGAAAACCCTATACTGAAAATCTTGGATTGGAAAAGGCAGGTATTGAATTGGATGATCAAGGAAGAATAAAAGTAAATGAACATTTGCAAACGAATATTCCAAATATATATGCTATAGGAGATGTGGTTCGTGGACCTATGTTGGCACATAAGGCGGAAGAAGAAGGAGTTTTAGTTGCCGAACAGTTAGCAGGACAAAAACCTCATATAGATTATAATCTTATACCCGCTGTGGTATATACCTGGCCGGAAGTTGCAGGAGTAGGAAAAACTGAAGATCAATTATTAGAGGAGGGGCGTAGTTACAAAATAGGACAATTTCCCATTCGTGCTTTAGGAAGGGCTCGAGCCAGTGGCGATACGGACGGATTTGTAAAAATATTGGCTGATGAGGCAACCGATGAAGTATTGGGAATTCATATGATAGCCGCTCGTGCTGCCGATTTAATTGCGGATGCCGTGACTTTATTAGAATATCGAGCATCTGCTGAAGATATAGCTAGAATGAGCCATGCACATCCTACGTATGCTGAAGCCATAAAAGAGGCTGCCTTAGAAGCTACCGAAAAAAGAGCAATTCACAGTTAAAATAGTTATAACATTAGATAAAAAAACACTTTCAATATTTGAGAGTGTTTTTTTTTGTGATTTTTATTTTATACAATTATTTTATTTTTAATCATCTATTTAAATTTTAAATAAATAAAATAAATAAAATAAATCTTGTATATCTTATAATATAATGTAATTTTGTGAAAAAATTATAAAATAAGATGTTAGTACGGGTAATTATAAAAAATCTATTATCTTTTAAAGAAGAGACAGAATTTAATTTACTCACTTCTTCAAAAATTACCGAATTAAAACATCATAAAGTAAAAAAAAATAATCTTAATTTACTTACATTTTCAGCGATATATGGTGCAAATGCCAGTGGTAAATCCAATTTAATTAAAATTTTTTCACTTATAAAAGAAGTTGTAATAAATGGTAAAATTCCCAAATTTTACTATGATCAACACTTTAGATATAATGAGAGTTTAGAATCAGAATCCTCAGAAGTAGCAATTGAGTTTATATATAAACGTAATATTTATTTTTATACGTTTAGTTTCTTAAGAGAAATTTTCACTAATGAATCTTTATATGTTAAGAAAAAAGATTCATATATTAATATATTTAGTCGAGATAAATCAGGGGTTAGGATATTAAATTATAATGATGATGTTGTAGACTTTATTAATGATATGGTTAGTGATGATGAAAATTTTGTTTATTATATAGGAAACTATTATAAAGGTAAAAATAAAGATTTTAATATTATATTAAACATTCAAAATTGGTTTAAAGAAAACTTAGTTATCTTATTTCCGAATAGTTTTCCGGAGGATAAAGTTAATATGTTTTATAAATTTATATTTGGAAAAAATACTTATGTTCATTTAATTCAGTCTACAATAAAGCTATTGAATTTAGATATTGAAAATTTAAATTTAAAAAAAACAGAAATAGATCCTGCTTTTTTAGAACAAGTTTTAACTAAGTACCAATATAAATCATTTGTAATAGATAAAAATGGTCCTTTTAAAACAATATTTAACAGTAGTAATCTTAATGTATTTTATTATAAAGATATTCAGAATAGTAAATTCTATAAATATGAAATAAGTGCAATTCAAAAAAACGGGCAAGGAGTTAAAAAAATATTTAAATTGGATGAATTATCTGATGGTACCAATCGTCTTATTGATATGTTACCTATATTTCTGACTAAAATAAATACAGATAGTATAATAATTATTGATGAGATTGAAAGAAGTTTGCATCCATTAATGATAAAAAAAATTTTAAACTTATTCACTGAAGAGAAAAAAATTAAAGGACAGCTTATTTTTACTACTCATGAATCTAATTTATTAGATTTAAGCTTATTTAGAAAAGATGAAATATGGTTTGCAGAAAAAAATTATGAAGGAGCTACCGAATTTTATCCATTAAGTTATTTTTCAAAACATCAAACTAAAGATATTCAATCTGGATATTTACAAGGAAGATATGGTGCTATACCATTTTTAGGAGATCTTAAACAACTACTTAATAAAACTGCTTATGTTGAACCCCCAAAAAATAGGTTACAAACCAAAAGAAGTTGAACCCTACAAGGATGCTACCGTTATAAATATATTTTGTGAAGGCGATAAGAGAGAGAGCGATTATTTTACATATTTTAATGAATTATCTCGTAAATTAATAATACAAATAATTAAACCTGACTGTGATTCTTCGCCTGAAAAACTCAAATATAAATGTGAAGAAATTATTAAAAATGATAAAAATAGTAAATTCGATGAAATTTGGTTTGTAATTGATAAAGATTCTTGGGAAATAAAGAGTATAAAATCTTTAAAGAATTATTGTAATCAAAACAAAAATTTTAATATGGTTGTTAGTAATCCTTGTTTTGAAGTTTGGCTTTATTATCACTTTTATAAGACCAAACCAATTGAAAGTATTGATAAATGGAAAAATTTTTTGCATAAAAAAATTAAAGGGGGATTTGATTCAAATATCCATCCTATGTTTATTAAGAATGCAATATTTTTTGCAAAAGAAAATTTTTCAGGGACACAAGAATTTCCAGAAGAAGCATCTACTTCTCTCTATATATTAGGTGAAAAAATTTATAATCTCTTGCGTGTTTATTTAGATAGAGAAATGGAATTAAACAAGAATCATTTAAAAATTAAAGAATTTATTTAAATTATTTAAAATAGTAACTCATTATTTAAATAAATTAACAATCATATTATTTTAATATCAAAAATTAAAAATTAAATAAAAAAAGAGATTTTAACATTAAAACCTCTTTTAACTATTATCTAAATTGAAATCCTTTATTTATTCAATAACTTTTCCAATAATTCATCTTTTTCTTTCAGCATGCGCTCATATAAAGCCTCCTTTTCGTTATAGAGCTCTACAATTTTATCAATAGGATTGAAAGTACAATTTATTGGATTATTTAAAAATGAACTTTCTACTTTATCATTAAAAGTGTTGATATAATTAAAAGTTGCTTCATCATTCATGTTTTTAATAGCATCAATCGGAACATTAAGAGTTTTGGCTACTTTTTTTAGTGTAGAATCATCGATAAATTCTTTTTGCTCAAGTTCAGAAACGGCTTGTTGGGTAATATC is a window from the Apibacter sp. B3706 genome containing:
- a CDS encoding RloB family protein, with the protein product MLNPQKIGYKPKEVEPYKDATVINIFCEGDKRESDYFTYFNELSRKLIIQIIKPDCDSSPEKLKYKCEEIIKNDKNSKFDEIWFVIDKDSWEIKSIKSLKNYCNQNKNFNMVVSNPCFEVWLYYHFYKTKPIESIDKWKNFLHKKIKGGFDSNIHPMFIKNAIFFAKENFSGTQEFPEEASTSLYILGEKIYNLLRVYLDREMELNKNHLKIKEFI
- a CDS encoding YcxB family protein, which encodes MKDYTYTYKISADDYLTHQLFSASMNEIVKQQRKKGLLLWTSAFFVLAVIFVFLKNYALAAYFGVFGIGFIFIYPIYSRWIYKRFYKRFVYRNFNKTQLETIGLTFSTDDIILSNGENEGKIPISNIELIYEIPSHFFIKLDRGRNIIIPKSQIEAIDSLTKTLTDLAELKSIPYKRMLDWKWK
- a CDS encoding AAA family ATPase; the protein is MLVRVIIKNLLSFKEETEFNLLTSSKITELKHHKVKKNNLNLLTFSAIYGANASGKSNLIKIFSLIKEVVINGKIPKFYYDQHFRYNESLESESSEVAIEFIYKRNIYFYTFSFLREIFTNESLYVKKKDSYINIFSRDKSGVRILNYNDDVVDFINDMVSDDENFVYYIGNYYKGKNKDFNIILNIQNWFKENLVILFPNSFPEDKVNMFYKFIFGKNTYVHLIQSTIKLLNLDIENLNLKKTEIDPAFLEQVLTKYQYKSFVIDKNGPFKTIFNSSNLNVFYYKDIQNSKFYKYEISAIQKNGQGVKKIFKLDELSDGTNRLIDMLPIFLTKINTDSIIIIDEIERSLHPLMIKKILNLFTEEKKIKGQLIFTTHESNLLDLSLFRKDEIWFAEKNYEGATEFYPLSYFSKHQTKDIQSGYLQGRYGAIPFLGDLKQLLNKTAYVEPPKNRLQTKRS
- a CDS encoding helix-turn-helix domain-containing protein, producing MKLDIAPQKTHHGRNIKRLREMLGIKQEAIAIELDITQQAVSELEQKEFIDDSTLKKVAKTLNVPIDAIKNMNDEATFNYINTFNDKVESSFLNNPINCTFNPIDKIVELYNEKEALYERMLKEKDELLEKLLNK
- the lpdA gene encoding dihydrolipoyl dehydrogenase produces the protein MSNFDIVIIGSGPGGYVSAIRCAQLGFKTALVEKYFHLGGTCLHVGCIPSKSLLDASELYDKALHQFKDFGIEITKPTIDFSRMIQRKNEVVEQTSKGIDYLMDKNKITVFHGMGTFKSSNQLEVKDEKGNIKNLEARYFIIATGSKPANLPFAPADKERLITSTEALNLKEIPKHLLVIGGGVIGLELGSVYKRLGAEVTVIEFLDRLIPTMDGGLSKELLKVLKKQGMKFSLSTQVTKIERKGDKIFVQAVEKNGKEIRFEGDYCLVAVGRKPYTENLGLEKAGIELDDQGRIKVNEHLQTNIPNIYAIGDVVRGPMLAHKAEEEGVLVAEQLAGQKPHIDYNLIPAVVYTWPEVAGVGKTEDQLLEEGRSYKIGQFPIRALGRARASGDTDGFVKILADEATDEVLGIHMIAARAADLIADAVTLLEYRASAEDIARMSHAHPTYAEAIKEAALEATEKRAIHS